Genomic window (Arcobacter aquimarinus):
TAGCTAATGCTAAAACTGATTGAGTAATAACATTTCCTACCTCTTCTTTTGCAATAGTAATAATAGGAATTTCATAGATTTTCCATTTTTTTCTATCTTCTTCTGTTGGTGAAACTAAATTTGGTTCAACAACAATAACTCCACCTTCTTTTACACCATTTTTAAATTGATGGTATGAAATATCAGCAACAGATAACATGAAGTCAATTTCTCCATCATTTGCATAAGGATATAAAATTTCTTCATCTTGTAAAGTAATATCAACAACAGTTGGCCCACCTCTTACTTGAGAAGTATATGTTGCAGTTTTTAAACCATATCCACCATTATTTATTTTAGCAGCTGCGAAAATCGCACCTGCAAGAAGAACACCTTGTCCACCAACACCTGTAAATCTCATTAACGTTTTTGCCATGATGTTTCTCCTTATAATTGAACCATAGTTTTATTTTTATGAGCTTCTTTTACTTTTTCATAAGCTTCACAATATTCAACAGCTTCAGTATCGTGTTTTAAGATACCTGTAGGGAAAATTCCTTTTTGCTCTTCAGGCTCTAATTTTTCAAATTTAGCTTTTGCCATTGAGATTGAATCAATCCACTCTAAGTTAGCCATAGCAGTAGCCATTTTATTTTTTCTTCCTAAGTTTACGTGACAGTTAGAGAATACTTCAACAAATGAGAAACCTTTATGTTCAAAAGCTTTAACTAAAGTTCTTTCTAATTTTTTAGGATCTAACATTGTTTCTCTTGCAACAAATGAAGCACCAGCTGCTTCAACTAATTTACAAGCATCAAAAGTAGGATCAATATTTCCTCTACTCATTGTAACAGTCCACATACCTTGAGGAGTTGTAGGAGATGTTTGAGAGTTTGTTAATCCATAAATGAAGTTATTGATAATTATATAATTTAAGTCAATATTTCTTCTACTTGCGTGAATTGTATGATTTCCTCCAATTGCAAGACCATCACCATCTCCACCAACAACAATAACTTTTTTATCTGGATTTGCTAATTTAATTCCAGTAGCATATGCTAAAGTTCTTCCATGAGTTGTATGAACTGTATTACAGTTGATATATGAAGAGAATCTTCCAGAACATCCAATTCCTGAAACAACACATACATCATCCATATTCCAACCAAGTTTTTCAATGGCTCTAATTACAGATTTTAAAATAACTCCATCACCACATCCCCAACACCATAGTGTTGGCATTTTGTCTGTTCTTAAATATTCATCATAATTAAAAGCCATGATTACATTCCTTTCACTTTTTCAATAATTTCTAGTGGAGATAAAGGTCTTCCATTTACTTTAAATAAAGTATCAAAATCAGATCTTCCAGATACTCTTTGAACTTCATCTGCAAATTGACCCATATTTAATTCTGTTACTAAAACCTTATCAAATTTTTTCATTAATTCATTGATTCTTTTAGCAGGACTTGGCCAAATAGTTTTTGGTCTAAACATACCTACTTTGATACCTTCTTTTCTTAATCTATTGATAGCTTCAGTTACACCTAAAGAAACAGAACCATAAGCAATAATCATAATGTCAGCATCATCTAACATATACTCTTCATTTAATTCTAATTCATCTAAGTGTGCATCTACTTTTTTGAATAGTCTTTTCATTAAAGCATCACATGTATCAGCATCTTCAGTAGGATGACCTGTAGGTCCATGATGAAGTCCAGTGAAGTGATATCTATAACCTTCAAACATTGGATTTAAAATAGCTGGTTCATCTGCACCTACACCATAAGGTTTATAATCTTTTTTATCACCAGTGAATTTTCTTCTTGAAATTTTTCCTGCTTGAACTTCTTCTAAATCTGGAATTGTCGCTTTTCCACTCATGTGACCAATTGTTTCATCTAATAAAACAAATACAGGTTGCATGAATCTATCAGCTAAATTAAATGCTCTTACAACTTCAGTGTAACACTCATTTAAATTTCCAGGACATAAAGTAATTGATTTTACATCTCCGTGAGTTGGATTTTTAGCTTGTAATAAATCCCCTTGAGCAACTCTTGTTGGAAGACCTGTTGATGGACCACCTCTCATAACATTTACTACAACTAAAGGAACTTCAGAAATATATCCAACACCTAAGTTTTCTGCTTTTAAAGAAATACCAGGTCCTGAAGAAGCAGTCATTGCTCTTTTTCCAGACATAGCAGCACCTAATGCTGTACAAATACCTGAAATTTCATCTTCCATTTGAATACATGCTTTTCCTCTAGCTGGTAATGCAGAAGATAATACGTGCATTATTTCACTTGAAGGAGTAATAGGGTATCCACCAAAAAACTCAACATCAGCGTCAAGCGCAGCTTTAGCTGCTAATTCATTACCTGTTGAAATTAGTTCTCTTGCCATCAATTCTCCTTATAGATCTTCATCTAATATTCTATAGTTATTTTTTATAACTTTTTCTTTTCTTTCTTTTGCTTCTTCTG
Coding sequences:
- a CDS encoding 2-oxoacid:acceptor oxidoreductase family protein, with product MAKTLMRFTGVGGQGVLLAGAIFAAAKINNGGYGLKTATYTSQVRGGPTVVDITLQDEEILYPYANDGEIDFMLSVADISYHQFKNGVKEGGVIVVEPNLVSPTEEDRKKWKIYEIPIITIAKEEVGNVITQSVLALAMANYFTGETVPNEVLRKTMLSKVPEKVHEINNKAFDLGLKYAQEAQANA
- a CDS encoding 2-oxoglutarate ferredoxin oxidoreductase subunit beta, with the protein product MAFNYDEYLRTDKMPTLWCWGCGDGVILKSVIRAIEKLGWNMDDVCVVSGIGCSGRFSSYINCNTVHTTHGRTLAYATGIKLANPDKKVIVVGGDGDGLAIGGNHTIHASRRNIDLNYIIINNFIYGLTNSQTSPTTPQGMWTVTMSRGNIDPTFDACKLVEAAGASFVARETMLDPKKLERTLVKAFEHKGFSFVEVFSNCHVNLGRKNKMATAMANLEWIDSISMAKAKFEKLEPEEQKGIFPTGILKHDTEAVEYCEAYEKVKEAHKNKTMVQL
- a CDS encoding 2-oxoglutarate synthase subunit alpha, which produces MARELISTGNELAAKAALDADVEFFGGYPITPSSEIMHVLSSALPARGKACIQMEDEISGICTALGAAMSGKRAMTASSGPGISLKAENLGVGYISEVPLVVVNVMRGGPSTGLPTRVAQGDLLQAKNPTHGDVKSITLCPGNLNECYTEVVRAFNLADRFMQPVFVLLDETIGHMSGKATIPDLEEVQAGKISRRKFTGDKKDYKPYGVGADEPAILNPMFEGYRYHFTGLHHGPTGHPTEDADTCDALMKRLFKKVDAHLDELELNEEYMLDDADIMIIAYGSVSLGVTEAINRLRKEGIKVGMFRPKTIWPSPAKRINELMKKFDKVLVTELNMGQFADEVQRVSGRSDFDTLFKVNGRPLSPLEIIEKVKGM